A region of Campylobacter armoricus DNA encodes the following proteins:
- a CDS encoding SEL1-like repeat protein yields the protein MKKLLILFVCIYALGFDVCEQRDNEALAYIEKHAVGYKNKNFNLSEEKLYKKSFSDCYDKKNKEACLYIYNNFVIDGNYKVESNIFNLIKIMTHVGLILNADKDKKYEEINYLISLDSHKNALDEINFALNKTNDTKAIETLKLLKKMNDFEVNRAYACPLYYNDKLQSDIIDMPCACKKTTAFLFKPGTIRQAFLNLKLLCDKYKDSVSCGSVGLLYENGKGIRVDFKQAKKYYGLACDGGYQLGCDGYKRLMGY from the coding sequence TTGAAAAAATTACTGATTTTGTTTGTATGTATATATGCTTTAGGGTTTGATGTATGTGAGCAAAGAGATAATGAAGCACTCGCGTATATAGAAAAACACGCCGTTGGTTATAAAAACAAAAATTTTAATCTTTCAGAAGAAAAACTATACAAAAAATCTTTTAGTGATTGCTATGATAAAAAGAATAAAGAAGCTTGTTTGTATATTTATAATAATTTTGTTATAGATGGAAATTATAAAGTTGAGAGTAATATATTTAATTTGATTAAAATAATGACTCATGTTGGTTTAATTCTTAATGCGGACAAAGATAAAAAGTATGAAGAAATTAATTATTTGATCTCTTTGGATAGTCACAAAAATGCCTTAGATGAAATAAATTTTGCTTTAAATAAAACTAATGATACAAAAGCTATAGAGACACTAAAACTACTAAAAAAGATGAATGATTTTGAAGTTAATCGGGCTTATGCATGTCCTTTGTATTATAATGATAAATTACAATCTGATATAATAGATATGCCTTGTGCCTGTAAAAAAACCACTGCATTTTTATTTAAACCAGGTACTATAAGACAAGCTTTTTTAAATTTAAAACTTTTGTGTGATAAATATAAGGATAGTGTGAGCTGTGGATCTGTTGGGTTACTTTATGAAAACGGCAAAGGTATAAGGGTTGATTTTAAACAAGCAAAAAAATACTATGGCTTAGCTTGTGATGGCGGTTATCAACTTGGCTGTGATGGATATAAAAGGTTGATGGGGTATTGA
- a CDS encoding terminase small subunit: MGGRVLTKEELEQKIEEFFNIKKVIKETKYETIYAPKTIESLAVFLGVTTKTLSVWEKDADFGEIVQMAKQRCASSIIEHSLIGTYTPSVSMFLLKNNHGYVDKQEIISDNLQKIEIVRSEIK, translated from the coding sequence ATGGGCGGTCGAGTTTTAACAAAAGAAGAATTAGAGCAAAAAATAGAAGAGTTTTTTAATATTAAAAAAGTCATCAAAGAAACAAAATACGAGACTATTTATGCTCCAAAAACAATAGAAAGTCTAGCGGTGTTTTTAGGTGTTACGACAAAAACTCTAAGCGTTTGGGAAAAAGATGCAGATTTTGGCGAAATAGTTCAAATGGCTAAGCAAAGATGTGCTAGTTCTATAATAGAGCATTCTTTAATAGGCACTTATACTCCTAGCGTGAGTATGTTTTTACTTAAAAATAACCATGGTTATGTGGATAAACAAGAAATCATCAGCGATAATCTTCAAAAAATAGAAATTGTTAGAAGTGAGATAAAATGA
- a CDS encoding DUF3037 domain-containing protein, protein MKIFKYKVIKYFPFTASEEFINIGFWLWDEKGNKAQSYITDNDEHIKILAKCPLIDVDFIKNSIERLKLETDERYWYGNHFRFGDFDAIAHDNLESARVFLYHEKIGEKFKNISIKYKNIRYETIKNNAINLIQNDFKNDLEIISERGEYNLHIINKHSKKEIFSRLGNITIDNDIKEAFFKTIEYDIPLFFLQCEEFIPSKKTQKSRESLEKVNLNFRSFYDEQTQNNTLKEIVSTTKQ, encoded by the coding sequence ATGAAAATATTTAAATATAAAGTTATAAAATATTTCCCATTTACAGCTAGTGAAGAATTTATAAATATAGGCTTTTGGCTTTGGGATGAAAAAGGAAATAAAGCACAAAGTTATATTACCGATAATGATGAACATATAAAAATATTAGCCAAATGTCCATTAATAGATGTAGATTTTATTAAAAATAGCATAGAAAGATTAAAACTAGAAACAGATGAAAGATACTGGTATGGAAATCATTTTAGATTTGGCGATTTTGATGCTATTGCTCACGATAACTTAGAGAGTGCGAGAGTGTTTTTATACCACGAAAAAATAGGAGAAAAGTTTAAAAATATTTCAATAAAATACAAAAATATAAGATATGAAACCATAAAAAATAACGCCATAAATTTAATACAAAATGATTTTAAAAATGACTTAGAAATAATTTCAGAGCGTGGCGAATATAACTTGCATATAATCAACAAACACTCCAAAAAAGAAATTTTTTCAAGACTTGGAAATATCACTATAGACAACGACATAAAAGAAGCTTTTTTTAAGACAATTGAGTATGATATTCCATTGTTTTTCTTGCAATGTGAAGAGTTTATACCTAGCAAAAAAACACAAAAAAGCAGGGAAAGTCTAGAAAAGGTTAATTTAAATTTTAGATCTTTTTACGATGAGCAAACACAAAACAACACCTTAAAAGAAATAGTTTCTACCACTAAACAATGA
- a CDS encoding portal protein gives MKKEEKITNLEYLISESKNGFEKYKAHFKKLQENYLLQNDNKEYFKKRNKSDIFIPKLNSKVKYLITSLNDVYFNSERMADIESYINSDEEIITLWQKALDFYTGNLNLFKTFQPLFLDVLVVGTSIAKITWDKGFPKIDRIGIDEIFFDPNATNNEDISYIVNEIYLSYSQIEQRQKLGFYKKSDIDRKIDKSCEFKKNKLYDVYVKKDDDKWVVSTIFEGELLRDEIELIDGQPFVWGFMLPQLNTIDCDDFVCAYGEPVMASALPLQKEINITRNLIIDAMRSALNPKVVLPKSAGVSREDLETIGKPVYTADVSAFSTLPTPNINSASANLSFLETELTEVTGVSPQNNGAQTAKNETATEISIKAQEGGRRSADYIRSYNETFVEPLFDRLAKLVFKYGNDEFFNNFAREDIPSFRFNIQTGTGAMNKEVQRAGLQASMQALSQIFSMYMNVGDAQSAYKIIKINETLLKQLLPILGIKNINSLFGDENNEADLGN, from the coding sequence ATGAAAAAAGAAGAAAAAATCACTAATTTAGAGTATTTAATCAGCGAGAGCAAAAACGGCTTTGAAAAATACAAAGCTCATTTTAAAAAATTACAAGAAAATTATTTATTGCAAAATGACAATAAAGAATATTTTAAAAAAAGAAATAAATCAGATATTTTTATACCAAAGCTTAATTCAAAAGTGAAATACTTAATCACTTCGTTAAATGATGTATATTTTAATAGCGAAAGAATGGCAGATATTGAAAGTTATATTAATTCAGATGAAGAAATTATCACTTTATGGCAAAAAGCACTAGATTTTTACACTGGTAATTTAAACCTTTTTAAAACCTTTCAGCCTTTGTTTTTAGATGTTTTAGTCGTTGGAACTTCTATAGCTAAAATAACTTGGGATAAGGGTTTTCCAAAGATAGATAGAATAGGAATTGATGAGATATTTTTTGACCCTAACGCTACAAATAATGAAGATATTAGCTATATAGTTAATGAGATTTATTTATCTTACTCACAAATTGAGCAAAGACAAAAGCTAGGTTTTTACAAAAAAAGTGATATTGATAGAAAAATCGATAAAAGTTGCGAGTTTAAAAAAAATAAACTTTATGATGTTTATGTAAAAAAAGATGATGATAAATGGGTGGTTTCTACGATTTTTGAGGGCGAGCTGTTAAGAGATGAGATTGAATTAATAGACGGGCAACCATTCGTTTGGGGTTTTATGTTGCCACAACTTAATACTATTGATTGTGATGATTTTGTTTGCGCTTATGGAGAGCCTGTTATGGCTAGTGCTTTGCCTTTGCAAAAAGAGATTAATATAACTAGAAATCTAATCATAGACGCAATGAGAAGTGCGTTAAACCCTAAGGTTGTTTTACCAAAATCAGCTGGAGTGTCAAGGGAAGATTTAGAAACCATAGGAAAACCAGTATATACTGCTGATGTGTCGGCTTTTTCAACACTTCCAACACCAAATATAAATTCAGCAAGTGCTAATTTAAGCTTTTTAGAAACTGAGCTTACAGAAGTTACGGGCGTTAGTCCGCAAAATAATGGAGCACAAACTGCAAAAAACGAAACTGCGACCGAAATTAGCATTAAAGCACAAGAAGGAGGTAGAAGAAGTGCTGATTATATTAGATCATACAATGAAACTTTTGTAGAACCTTTGTTTGATAGATTAGCAAAGCTTGTGTTTAAATATGGCAATGATGAGTTTTTTAACAACTTTGCAAGAGAGGATATACCTAGTTTTAGATTTAATATTCAAACTGGCACAGGAGCTATGAATAAAGAAGTGCAAAGAGCAGGGCTACAAGCTAGTATGCAAGCTTTAAGTCAGATTTTTTCTATGTATATGAATGTTGGCGATGCACAAAGTGCTTATAAGATTATCAAGATTAACGAGACTTTATTAAAACAGCTTTTACCTATATTGGGGATAAAAAATATCAATTCTTTGTTTGGAGATGAAAACAATGAAGCTGATCTTGGAAATTAA
- a CDS encoding DNA/RNA non-specific endonuclease, producing MKKLIILPLLTTLALADYTQYKPSEEFAKYFTKQNCSQVLDKFYYINCYDYNYKGTKAVAYKLEADNLKGKQIKKRPRFEDDTNIPKKYRTTWSDYKNSGYTRGHTLSNASMRKTTQAQKSTFLMSNITPQNPQINQSVWNKIEKRERQAALKLGRIEVLNLVNYDSNPQRIKNQIAIPNSYIKILKGNNFKECYKIPNHKVDNLSIKSYKFNCDILISNY from the coding sequence ATGAAAAAACTTATAATTTTACCACTATTAACAACTCTAGCCTTAGCTGATTACACACAATATAAACCGAGTGAAGAGTTTGCGAAGTATTTTACTAAACAAAACTGCTCGCAGGTTTTAGATAAATTTTATTATATTAATTGCTATGATTATAATTATAAAGGAACTAAAGCAGTGGCTTATAAATTAGAAGCAGATAATCTAAAAGGCAAACAAATTAAAAAACGCCCACGCTTTGAAGATGATACAAATATACCTAAAAAATATCGCACCACATGGAGTGATTATAAAAATAGTGGTTACACAAGAGGACATACCCTTTCTAATGCCTCTATGAGAAAAACTACCCAAGCCCAAAAAAGCACTTTTTTAATGAGCAATATTACTCCACAAAATCCACAAATAAATCAAAGTGTTTGGAATAAGATTGAAAAAAGAGAAAGACAAGCGGCTTTAAAGCTTGGAAGAATTGAAGTTTTAAATTTAGTTAATTATGATAGCAACCCACAAAGAATAAAAAATCAAATTGCTATTCCAAACTCTTATATCAAGATTTTAAAAGGCAATAATTTTAAAGAATGTTATAAAATTCCAAATCATAAAGTCGATAATTTAAGTATAAAAAGCTATAAGTTTAATTGTGATATTTTAATTAGCAATTATTAA
- a CDS encoding HipA family kinase, protein MKEDLNSFEISNIIRTTDYGASYPLEVSIKDNSKFILKTKYNSVCGNGKSLFVELFSYLYLRKIGFKNIPNITLLKIDDNTIKLAEIKLQNGTLRDREALNNIKQSKGLNLGVSYIHNANKVFPIDLTNNFKNNTCLYDGILMNSDREFKNPNILINKNKELFLIDFGLAFDISEALNTILDNEINSNRYFYKNIFDYNYLLFEYLKHITISQNKLKYQDILDIIDLIPQEWLSLSSAKKKALCNMICKRQGQRLIYSHENI, encoded by the coding sequence ATGAAGGAAGATTTAAATAGTTTTGAAATATCTAATATCATAAGAACTACAGATTATGGAGCTAGTTATCCTTTGGAAGTAAGCATTAAAGATAATTCAAAATTTATTTTAAAGACTAAATATAACAGCGTTTGTGGTAATGGAAAAAGCTTATTTGTTGAACTTTTTTCTTATTTATATTTGCGAAAAATTGGATTTAAAAATATCCCTAACATTACTCTACTAAAAATAGATGATAATACTATAAAATTAGCAGAAATTAAATTACAAAATGGAACCTTAAGAGATAGAGAAGCTTTAAATAATATAAAACAATCTAAAGGCCTAAACTTAGGAGTTTCATATATACACAATGCTAATAAGGTTTTTCCAATAGATTTGACTAATAACTTTAAAAACAATACCTGTCTTTATGATGGTATTTTAATGAATAGCGATAGAGAATTTAAAAATCCAAATATACTTATAAATAAAAACAAAGAGCTATTTTTGATTGATTTTGGATTAGCTTTTGATATATCTGAAGCTTTGAATACTATTTTGGATAACGAAATCAATTCTAATAGATATTTTTATAAAAATATTTTTGATTATAATTATCTACTTTTTGAATATTTAAAACATATAACAATAAGTCAAAATAAATTAAAATATCAAGATATATTAGATATAATAGATTTGATACCTCAAGAATGGTTAAGCTTATCTTCTGCTAAAAAGAAAGCTTTATGTAATATGATATGCAAAAGACAGGGGCAAAGATTAATTTATAGTCATGAAAATATTTAA
- a CDS encoding DNA-methyltransferase: protein MHTPKLFNDHFQNYKRYHIPKAQLVIADIPYNLGNNAYASSPEWYIDGDNKNGESKKANKSFFDTDHNFNVNEFMHFCSHLLIKEPKECGKAPCMIVFCSFEQQFMLINVAKKYGFKHYINLVFRKPSSSQVLKANMKIVGNCEYALLFYREKLPKFNNDGKMIMNCFEWTKDKDINKIHPTQKPIKLLERLISIFTDTGDVVIDPCAGSGSTLVAATNLNRKAYGFEIKKDFFKSANEIMFKQIERSLFA, encoded by the coding sequence ATGCATACACCTAAATTATTTAATGATCATTTTCAAAATTACAAAAGGTATCATATACCAAAAGCACAACTTGTAATAGCTGATATCCCCTATAATTTAGGTAATAATGCTTATGCTAGCAGTCCTGAGTGGTATATAGATGGTGATAATAAAAATGGAGAGAGTAAAAAAGCAAATAAATCTTTTTTCGATACAGATCATAATTTTAATGTTAATGAATTTATGCATTTTTGTAGCCACTTGTTAATAAAAGAACCAAAAGAATGTGGTAAAGCACCTTGTATGATAGTTTTTTGTTCTTTTGAGCAACAATTTATGTTAATAAATGTAGCAAAAAAGTATGGTTTTAAACACTACATTAATTTAGTCTTTAGAAAACCAAGCTCTTCTCAAGTTTTAAAGGCAAATATGAAAATAGTAGGCAATTGTGAATACGCATTGCTTTTTTATAGAGAAAAACTTCCAAAATTTAATAATGATGGAAAAATGATTATGAATTGCTTTGAATGGACAAAAGATAAGGATATTAACAAAATACATCCTACCCAAAAGCCTATAAAACTTTTAGAAAGATTAATTAGCATTTTTACTGATACTGGTGATGTTGTTATAGATCCTTGTGCTGGAAGTGGAAGCACATTGGTTGCTGCTACAAATCTTAACCGCAAGGCTTATGGATTTGAAATTAAAAAAGATTTTTTTAAAAGTGCTAATGAAATCATGTTTAAACAAATAGAAAGAAGTTTATTTGCTTAA
- a CDS encoding terminase family protein, with amino-acid sequence MNLKLDFSYTKAQLQVFNEKNPRFVTVAKGRRLGFTRGSAKYVIESLLMGLNVLWVDTIQANLQNYFELYFMPELKKLPKEFYSWSVQDKKLILNNAVLHMRSAERPENIEGFGYDLVILNEAGIILKDAKGEYLWHYAIRPMLLDNPKSRAIIGGVPKGKNLFYELCKKELSDKNFKHFQFSSYDNPFLSKEQIKELIEEVGGEDSEVVRQEIYGEFIDNSNNELFSLNEIEASMNLCSFDMQKMQGDNIWGLDVARYGDDKSVLAKRKGFVVDEIKKYSGLSTTALANVILAEFNQDNQKPQGIFIDTCGLGVGVYDVLHSYGLPVFEANSTNSATSNEYLNKRAQMYFTFAKNLKHMQIIKDDELKKDLRMIEYEYNDKGLLKIISKEQIKKNYGKSPDVSDAVALTFFERLHSRANTSEDWSYDGW; translated from the coding sequence ATGAACTTAAAACTAGATTTTTCTTACACTAAAGCTCAGCTTCAAGTTTTTAATGAAAAAAATCCGCGTTTTGTTACGGTTGCTAAAGGAAGAAGGCTAGGTTTTACAAGAGGTAGTGCAAAGTATGTGATAGAAAGTCTTTTAATGGGCTTAAATGTGTTATGGGTTGATACCATACAAGCAAATTTACAAAATTACTTCGAGCTTTATTTTATGCCAGAATTAAAAAAACTTCCTAAAGAATTTTATTCTTGGAGCGTTCAAGATAAAAAGCTCATTTTAAATAATGCTGTGCTTCATATGAGAAGTGCTGAAAGACCAGAAAACATAGAAGGCTTTGGTTATGATTTAGTTATTTTAAATGAAGCTGGAATTATCTTAAAAGATGCAAAGGGTGAATATCTTTGGCACTATGCTATACGCCCTATGCTTTTAGATAATCCAAAATCAAGAGCGATTATAGGTGGGGTTCCAAAAGGGAAAAATCTTTTTTATGAGCTTTGCAAAAAAGAGTTAAGCGATAAAAACTTTAAGCATTTTCAATTTTCAAGCTATGATAATCCTTTTTTAAGTAAAGAGCAAATCAAAGAGCTAATCGAAGAAGTAGGCGGGGAAGATAGCGAAGTGGTAAGACAAGAAATTTATGGAGAGTTTATCGACAATTCTAATAATGAATTGTTTTCATTAAATGAGATTGAAGCAAGTATGAATTTATGTTCTTTTGATATGCAAAAAATGCAAGGGGATAACATATGGGGCTTAGATGTAGCAAGATATGGAGATGATAAGAGTGTTTTAGCTAAAAGGAAAGGTTTTGTGGTAGATGAGATTAAAAAATATAGTGGGCTTAGCACCACAGCTTTAGCAAATGTGATTTTAGCTGAATTTAATCAAGATAATCAAAAGCCACAAGGCATTTTTATAGACACTTGCGGACTTGGGGTTGGGGTGTATGATGTTTTGCATAGTTATGGACTACCTGTGTTTGAGGCAAATTCTACAAACTCTGCAACTAGCAATGAGTATTTAAACAAAAGGGCACAAATGTATTTTACTTTTGCAAAAAATCTAAAACATATGCAAATAATCAAAGATGATGAACTTAAAAAAGATTTACGCATGATTGAATATGAATATAACGACAAGGGGCTTTTAAAAATCATCTCAAAAGAGCAGATTAAAAAAAATTATGGAAAAAGCCCCGATGTTAGCGACGCTGTGGCTTTGACTTTCTTTGAAAGATTACATTCAAGAGCTAATACTAGTGAAGATTGGAGCTATGATGGCTGGTGA
- a CDS encoding Rha family transcriptional regulator, whose translation MEKLAVINGVGVELEVANDQVTTTSLDIAAVFNKRHDNIIAKIETFPKDSFTDLNFKASKYTDSTGRVLPCYKITRDGFSLLVMGFTGEKAYKWKIEFIKAFNEMEKRLRNIEYEKYNKLAFRQSLGYKSQLAQQKLKYENEIKALKYDLEHKNELSFKRKLSNEELLELRKFLAKDYEIVCFKKWEYMLFAESISRKNYKLDKANGFCIYKSIEEKFNSRLDYYKHYDEYEEKWGKLLRR comes from the coding sequence ATGGAAAAATTAGCTGTAATTAATGGCGTAGGTGTAGAGTTGGAGGTAGCCAACGACCAAGTAACGACTACCTCTTTAGACATCGCGGCAGTTTTTAATAAACGCCACGATAATATTATAGCAAAAATTGAAACTTTCCCAAAGGATAGTTTCACTGACCTTAATTTTAAGGCGAGTAAATATACTGATAGCACGGGTAGGGTTTTACCTTGTTATAAAATCACTCGCGATGGCTTTTCTTTACTTGTTATGGGTTTTACAGGCGAAAAGGCTTATAAATGGAAAATTGAGTTTATCAAAGCTTTTAATGAAATGGAAAAAAGACTAAGAAATATTGAATATGAGAAGTACAATAAGTTAGCTTTTAGACAGAGCTTAGGTTATAAATCTCAACTAGCACAGCAAAAACTAAAATATGAAAATGAGATTAAAGCTTTAAAATATGATTTAGAGCATAAAAACGAGTTAAGCTTTAAAAGAAAGCTTAGCAATGAAGAATTATTAGAGCTTAGAAAATTTCTAGCAAAAGATTATGAAATAGTTTGTTTTAAAAAATGGGAGTATATGTTATTTGCTGAAAGCATTTCAAGAAAAAACTATAAACTAGATAAAGCAAATGGTTTTTGTATTTATAAAAGTATAGAAGAAAAGTTTAATTCTAGGCTTGATTATTATAAACATTATGATGAATATGAGGAAAAATGGGGTAAGTTATTAAGAAGATAA
- a CDS encoding Panacea domain-containing protein, producing the protein MKKIENIIIYIINYFQTNYAPADLGKVKLNKILWFADRAFMYKNYTSLTQTSYIRNPQGPVVKKLENILTNLEKNEFIKSIKVNKGEYQQQSFLCLKEPNLDDFTAKEISILDETINKFALRTAKELSEISHDECWEKTKNGDTMPIESVFLQDIIPATKEDTING; encoded by the coding sequence ATGAAAAAAATAGAAAATATAATCATTTATATTATAAATTACTTTCAAACAAACTATGCTCCAGCTGATCTTGGAAAAGTGAAATTGAATAAAATTTTATGGTTTGCAGATAGGGCCTTTATGTATAAAAATTACACATCTCTAACTCAAACATCTTATATAAGAAATCCACAAGGACCAGTAGTTAAAAAATTAGAAAACATTTTAACTAATTTGGAAAAAAATGAGTTTATCAAAAGTATAAAAGTAAATAAGGGCGAATACCAACAACAATCTTTTTTATGTTTAAAAGAACCTAATTTAGATGATTTTACCGCAAAAGAAATAAGTATTTTAGATGAAACTATCAATAAATTTGCCTTAAGAACAGCAAAAGAGCTTTCAGAAATTTCTCATGATGAATGCTGGGAAAAAACAAAAAATGGCGATACTATGCCTATTGAAAGTGTATTTTTACAAGATATTATACCAGCCACCAAAGAAGATACTATAAATGGCTAG
- a CDS encoding S24 family peptidase: protein MARKDKTIDYLFDKDKFQFYLRNRDKKITYQDLIEILYKHGIEYTEPGIKKWFVKNGRSEPPMGVIKVICDELKIPFDEIITQDIFKKDNQIEFKYYPDISASAGYGVLAQDINYTSICVDGSFLKEILDIPIKKSYDIIKINGDSMEPLLTHGDFVIIDRSKNTLDTISSADIVIFRQGEDLYCKKIKKEAFCDFIYLVSENKDYKEVKISDFAQCEIIGVVVSKMAVETFKNFIEFVR from the coding sequence TTGGCGAGAAAAGATAAAACCATAGATTATTTATTTGATAAAGATAAATTCCAATTTTATTTAAGAAATAGAGATAAAAAAATAACTTATCAAGACTTAATAGAAATTTTATATAAACACGGCATAGAATATACAGAGCCTGGAATAAAAAAGTGGTTTGTGAAAAATGGTAGATCAGAGCCACCTATGGGCGTAATTAAAGTGATCTGTGATGAGTTAAAAATACCATTTGATGAAATCATCACACAAGATATATTTAAAAAAGACAATCAAATCGAATTTAAATACTATCCTGATATTTCAGCTTCAGCTGGATATGGAGTTTTAGCACAAGATATAAATTATACTAGTATTTGTGTTGATGGAAGTTTTCTAAAAGAGATTTTAGACATTCCTATAAAAAAAAGCTACGATATTATAAAAATAAATGGCGATAGTATGGAGCCGCTTTTAACACATGGAGATTTTGTTATTATTGATAGAAGTAAAAATACTCTTGATACTATTTCGAGTGCTGATATAGTTATTTTTAGACAAGGCGAAGATTTGTATTGCAAAAAAATTAAAAAAGAGGCTTTTTGTGATTTTATTTATTTAGTATCTGAAAACAAAGACTATAAAGAAGTTAAAATTAGCGATTTTGCACAATGTGAAATCATAGGAGTAGTTGTATCAAAAATGGCTGTTGAAACCTTTAAAAATTTTATAGAGTTTGTAAGATGA
- a CDS encoding lambda exonuclease family protein, whose protein sequence is MKYKIIELEQGSNEWLEFRKGKITASIVASCIGEKGAFLSKEKAKELIQGLSKPHTSQAMQKGKDYEELIRAKMEFIVGKDITPIVIQSLENENFAASLDGIDDEKTIYEFKYSTNNEEYEQVLKFKKPSPKYYAQVQFQLFVGGFEKCVFAVLNEDDDLVYCVVKNDKEYQDFMLKKIDEFVNDYLVNQKSDYKELEDTHAKNLALEIIRLENTIKPIKEKLEALKKEFIALADGQKVKCLDISVYPQNRTTIDYKGFLDFAKLEIPQEYIKQSTSMCLKIKKGAQNE, encoded by the coding sequence ATGAAATATAAAATCATAGAATTAGAACAAGGCTCTAACGAATGGCTAGAGTTTAGAAAAGGAAAAATCACAGCTAGTATAGTCGCTTCTTGTATTGGGGAAAAAGGAGCTTTTTTAAGCAAAGAAAAGGCAAAAGAACTTATACAAGGACTTTCTAAACCACATACTAGCCAAGCTATGCAAAAAGGCAAAGATTATGAAGAATTAATCAGAGCAAAAATGGAATTTATAGTAGGAAAAGATATAACACCTATCGTTATTCAAAGCTTAGAAAATGAAAATTTCGCGGCTTCTTTAGATGGTATAGATGATGAAAAAACAATATATGAGTTTAAATACTCAACCAACAATGAAGAATACGAACAAGTGTTAAAATTTAAAAAACCTAGCCCAAAATACTATGCTCAGGTTCAATTCCAACTTTTTGTAGGTGGTTTTGAAAAATGTGTTTTTGCAGTCTTAAATGAAGATGATGATTTAGTTTATTGTGTGGTTAAAAATGACAAGGAATATCAAGATTTTATGCTTAAAAAGATTGATGAGTTTGTAAATGATTATCTTGTTAATCAAAAAAGTGATTATAAAGAGCTTGAAGATACCCACGCAAAAAATTTAGCCTTAGAAATAATCAGACTTGAAAACACCATAAAACCTATAAAAGAAAAACTAGAAGCACTTAAAAAAGAATTTATAGCCTTAGCAGATGGCCAAAAGGTTAAATGCTTAGATATTAGTGTTTATCCACAAAATAGAACAACGATTGATTATAAAGGATTTTTAGACTTTGCTAAATTAGAAATCCCGCAAGAGTATATAAAACAAAGCACCTCAATGTGTTTAAAAATCAAAAAAGGAGCACAAAATGAATGA